The nucleotide window CGTCCCAAGATGAGTTCTCCCACTTCTCAGAAGGTAAGTCTCCCGGTAGACCACCGGGTACAGAGGCCAGAAATGTAAGCGCAGCAATGCCCTCAGTTGACTGGTCCTCATCAGACGAGGTCTTGACCGTCCTCTGCCATCATCCCCACCCCGCGGAGCGGGGTGGACCCTTCACTCCCACCCTTCGCCTCACGCTGCCATCCCCATGACAACACCAGACACCCCCGTGCCCACAGCGCCGCGGAACCACCCCTCTCCATGCCGAACAGGGTCGTGAAACACGGCAGCGCCTATGATACTCGGACCGCAGGGTCCCGGAAAAGTCGGTCAGCGCGGGGGTTTTTCCCTTTCTCTGCACAACACTGTGCGGGAGTAGCTCAGCTGGTAGAGCACTACCTTGCCAAGGTAGATGTCGCGAGTTCGAATCTCGTCTCCCGCTCCATTCCCCACCCCCCCACCCTCAGTCGGTGGGGGCTTTTTTGTGGGCTGTTGTTCCTGTTCCCTGGAAGTTGAACAGGGCAAAACTATAAGACGAGAGTTTGAAAGTACGGTCGCTGGCGTATTCAAGTAAATAAGGCAGAATGCCGGAATGTTCGAGTTCGAGATTCAACACCGTGATGGCCGCGCCAGGGTGGCTACCTTTCAAACACCCCACGGACAGGTTCAGACGCCGATGTTCATGCCCGTGGGAACGCAGGGCACCGTCAAGGGCATCAGCCCACAGGAATTGCTGGAAATCGGCTCGCAGATGATTCTGGGTAACACCTACCATCTGATGCTGCGCCCCGGAGAGCAGCTGGTGGCCGCCCACGGGGGTCTGCCCGGCTTCACGGCCTATCCCGGCCCCTTCCTGACAGACTCTGGAGGCTTCCAGGTTATGAGCCTGGGGCACATGCGGAAGATCAACGAGGAGGGCGTGACCTTCAAGAGCCATCTGGACGGCAGCATGGTCTTGCTCACGCCGGAGCGGAGCATAGGGGTGCAGGAAGCCCTGGGGGCTGACGTCATCATGGCCTTTGACGAGTGCCCGCCCTACCCCGCCGAGCGGGACTACATCCAGCAGAGCCTGGAGCGGACCATTCGTTGGCTGGAGCGCTGTCAGGCTGTGAAGTCGCGGGAGGACCAGGCCCTGTTCGCCATCGTGCAGGGGGGCGTGCATCAGGACCTCCGGCAGCACAGCCTGGATCTCACGTTGCCGTTCGGCACCCCAGGGTTCGCTATCGGCGGCCTGGCAGTCGGGGAGAGCAAGGAGGAGATGTACCCGGCTGTGGCCTTTACGGCGGCCCGTCTGCCAGAGGGCAAGCCCCGTTACCTGATGGGTGTGGGTCACCCCGAGGACCTCATTGCTGGCATTGCCCTAGGGGTCGATATGTTCGACTGTGTGTACCCCACACGGACAGGCCGCTTCGGCTACGCGCTCACGGATGAGGGGCGGCTCAATCTGAACTCCAGTGCTCCCCGCAGGCAGTTGGAGCCGATTGACCCCGAATGTGACTGCTATGCCTGCCGTCATTACACCCGCGCTTACCTGGCACACCTGCTGCGTGCCGAGGAGATGCTGGCTCCCCGGATGCTGTCGCTGCACAACCTGCGTTACCTTCACCGCCTGGTCGAGCGGGCAAGTCGTGCTATTGCAGCCGGAACCTTTCAGCAGTGGGCACAGGTCTGGGCCGAGCGTTACTTTCAACAGGCAGTCCCAGCCTGGTTCCAGGCGGCACTGGCGGCCGGAGCGTCGGTGGAGGCTCCAGCGTGATGAATTCCGGCTCAGGCTATGCACGAAGACCTCCCCCTTTCTTCATGCTTTGATCAGAAAAGCGCCGTATCTGTCAATGAGACCCCTTTATCCTCATCTCAGGGTTGACCCATGCTTCTTCACGCTTGTATCATCCGCTTGATCTGATCTCTCCGGGGCCATAGGCAGCGGGAGTCAGGTTGCGCGGAAGAACGCGGAAGGTGAACTGCTCCGGGAGAGGAAACTCGGCAACTCGCCCCACCGTCAACCTTAGTGCCGGAAGTGCTTCGGACGCGCGACGCCTTTGGGGGTTTTATGAAGAAGAGCCTGTTCATTCTCACCGCCGCGCTGTCCTTTGGTGCCGCTGCCGCTCAGACGGCTCCGGCGACCACGGCCCCGGCAACCACGGCTCCGGCGAGCGCACCCCAGGTGCCCACGCTGACCGACGTTCCCGCCGGCCACTGGGCCAAGGACGCCATCGACCGTCTGGTCAGCCGCGGCATCATCCTCGGCTACCCGGACGGCACCTTCCGTGGCACGCAGAACCTGACCCGCTACGAGGCCGCCGTGATCATCGCGCGCCTCCTCGACCAGATGCGCCAGGGCGAAGTGCCCGCCGGCACGCTGACCCAGGACGACCTGACAGCGCTCCAGAACGCCATTCAGGAACTCGCCGCCGACCTGACGGCCCTGGGCGTTCGTGTCAGCGACCTGGAAGAGAACGCGGTCAGCCGCGACGACTTCACCCGCCTGGAAGCGCGCGTTGAGGAACTCGCCGCCGCCAACGGTGACGCGGCGGCCATCGCCGACCTCAAGGCCCAGATCGACGAGCTGACGGCCCGCGCCGACGACTACGACGCCCTGCGCGCCGACATCGACGACAACGCCAGCAGCATCGCCGCGCTGAACGACCTCACCGTCCTGCTGAACCAGGACATCCTGAACCTTCAGGACCGTGTGAGCGCCGTCGAGAGCGCCCAGGCCGACTTCGTGCAGCGCAGCGACTTCGACGCGCTCGCGGGCCGCGTAGGTACCATCGACACCCGCGTGACCAATCTGGAGAACGCGCCCAAGTTCGGCATCACCGGCACGATCAACGCGCAGTATGGTCGCCTGGGCCTGGTGGCTGGCACCACCAACTTCGACGTGGACCGCCTGACCCGCCAGACCTTCGCTGACGGTGCCTTTAGCAGCGCCGTCAGCGGCAGCAGCCTGAACTGCCCCGGCGGTTTCTACTCGCCCAGCGGCAACAACACCGGCTGCACGGATACGAACTCCGGCCCCTACACCCAGAACAGCTACATCGTGTTCGGCGTGACGGCCAAGAACCTGACCACCACCAACGGTCAGGTCAAGGTGAACAACGCGGCGATCAACTTCTACGCGGGCAACACGTTTGACCTGAACGGCGGCGGCGTGGGCGTGTTCGTGGACAACGCGACCGCCGACGGCACGATCGCGGGCCAGAAGTTCGACGTGCGTTACGAGTCGTACCGCAGCAGCTTCAAGTTCAACGACTACCTGTTCGCGAACGACAACGCCAACGAGGGCACCCTCACCCCCACGCTGCGCCGGGGTGTGGTGGCCAACGTGACGGCCACCCAGCTTCCCTTCTCGCCCAAGCTGACCATCGTGGCCGGTCAGGCGGCGGCCACCGGCGTGCGCGCCAACGGCAGCGCCACTGCGGCGGTGGGTTCCGGCTCGGTTCCTGGCTTCGTGGGCAACTACTACGGTCTGCGCGCCAGCATGAACCCTGGCAGCGTCGGCACCGTGGGGCTGTCCTTCGCGCAGAACGACGGCAACCGCACGGCGTTCGGCGTGGACTACGACCTGGGCTTCGGCAGCCGTGACACCGAAGGCAATGCGCCCTTCAGCCTGACGGGTGCTTACGTTGCCA belongs to Deinococcus carri and includes:
- the tgt gene encoding tRNA guanosine(34) transglycosylase Tgt, which encodes MFEFEIQHRDGRARVATFQTPHGQVQTPMFMPVGTQGTVKGISPQELLEIGSQMILGNTYHLMLRPGEQLVAAHGGLPGFTAYPGPFLTDSGGFQVMSLGHMRKINEEGVTFKSHLDGSMVLLTPERSIGVQEALGADVIMAFDECPPYPAERDYIQQSLERTIRWLERCQAVKSREDQALFAIVQGGVHQDLRQHSLDLTLPFGTPGFAIGGLAVGESKEEMYPAVAFTAARLPEGKPRYLMGVGHPEDLIAGIALGVDMFDCVYPTRTGRFGYALTDEGRLNLNSSAPRRQLEPIDPECDCYACRHYTRAYLAHLLRAEEMLAPRMLSLHNLRYLHRLVERASRAIAAGTFQQWAQVWAERYFQQAVPAWFQAALAAGASVEAPA
- a CDS encoding S-layer homology domain-containing protein, producing the protein MKKSLFILTAALSFGAAAAQTAPATTAPATTAPASAPQVPTLTDVPAGHWAKDAIDRLVSRGIILGYPDGTFRGTQNLTRYEAAVIIARLLDQMRQGEVPAGTLTQDDLTALQNAIQELAADLTALGVRVSDLEENAVSRDDFTRLEARVEELAAANGDAAAIADLKAQIDELTARADDYDALRADIDDNASSIAALNDLTVLLNQDILNLQDRVSAVESAQADFVQRSDFDALAGRVGTIDTRVTNLENAPKFGITGTINAQYGRLGLVAGTTNFDVDRLTRQTFADGAFSSAVSGSSLNCPGGFYSPSGNNTGCTDTNSGPYTQNSYIVFGVTAKNLTTTNGQVKVNNAAINFYAGNTFDLNGGGVGVFVDNATADGTIAGQKFDVRYESYRSSFKFNDYLFANDNANEGTLTPTLRRGVVANVTATQLPFSPKLTIVAGQAAATGVRANGSATAAVGSGSVPGFVGNYYGLRASMNPGSVGTVGLSFAQNDGNRTAFGVDYDLGFGSRDTEGNAPFSLTGAYVASIPQTPANFVTGGGTFQNAFANRDQAFFTEGKANLGLVQFGANFRAIDPDFADGKAGMSTNDAPYYLGAQGYKSSMPYAPDQVGFGAAIGTNVGPIALGAYGDSYVPYIKSADADRNTNFGVSAGVRLGGLKLVGFYNRSTVNNDLIHADLNFAGPGSSGFQYNLTSPYMDIANVPFAWSSTYGAVLNHDGAATNALVKGLNFTVADAYFYGDRINDFQVYGDYTGTFAGVKIQPFARYHLFTTQNGTPVDFNGTLTNPKQPGEAGYNPNYDPTADDARTYNTVKYGVKLSTQPLTAIPLQPSVFVNFANRISNVGRSVQNTNTTASELFGQAGISLNQFLVPNMKASVGYAYYQGFNVAGTTGPTTASSASGASATYSAGADRFYASPLGGASDPYTGGNFGTRSGTLQGVFAQLDWNGLTANYGIFRYNDRTPSRAAGTNGTSDAGYTNQGSNIAQGFKVSYTFKF